One part of the Ralstonia pickettii genome encodes these proteins:
- a CDS encoding AraC family transcriptional regulator, translated as MPQRLLPTDIEGRTPPSAAHPVRLYTRQMEANTRFPRHTHPWAQVAYSHNSVLRVQAGDTAWVVPPSRAIWIPPGIEHEVWVVEAAFLRTLYADPSVVTGTLAQCRVMEVSPLLRELIAAMDVRQPLPAAREQALAMLILDELRRSAPLPLDLPMPADKRLRALCERVMADPGTPLTFDALARDVGASARTLARRFRDELGVSFSQWRQQAVLASAIPMMSQGMPLSRVAQELGYNSQSAFSAMFRRAFGSSPSAFLHRPGGDEA; from the coding sequence ATGCCACAGCGCCTCCTGCCCACCGATATCGAAGGCCGCACGCCGCCCTCGGCGGCGCATCCAGTACGGCTCTACACGCGGCAGATGGAGGCCAACACGCGGTTTCCGCGCCACACGCATCCCTGGGCGCAAGTGGCGTACAGCCACAACAGCGTGCTGCGCGTGCAGGCCGGCGACACCGCCTGGGTGGTCCCGCCCTCGCGGGCGATCTGGATTCCGCCCGGCATCGAACACGAAGTGTGGGTGGTGGAGGCGGCCTTCCTGCGGACGCTGTATGCCGACCCGTCCGTGGTGACGGGCACGCTCGCGCAGTGCCGCGTCATGGAGGTGTCACCGCTGCTGCGCGAGCTGATTGCAGCGATGGACGTCCGCCAACCGCTGCCGGCCGCGCGCGAGCAGGCGCTGGCCATGCTGATCCTCGACGAGCTGCGCCGCAGCGCACCGCTGCCGCTGGATCTGCCCATGCCCGCCGACAAGCGCTTGCGCGCCCTGTGCGAACGCGTGATGGCCGACCCCGGCACCCCGCTCACGTTCGATGCGCTCGCCCGCGATGTGGGCGCCAGCGCACGCACGCTGGCGCGGCGCTTCCGGGACGAACTGGGTGTGAGCTTTTCGCAGTGGCGCCAGCAGGCGGTGCTCGCCAGTGCCATCCCGATGATGTCGCAGGGGATGCCGCTGTCGCGCGTGGCACAGGAGCTGGGTTACAACAGCCAAAGCGCGTTCTCGGCGATGTTCCGCCGGGCGTTCGGCAGCAGCCCGAGCGCGTTTCTGCATCGACCGGGCGGCGACGAGGCTTAG
- a CDS encoding ABC transporter substrate-binding protein, whose translation MAALTAPAAHADISIIQSLPLSGTQAATGRALNAGARLYFDWLNLDGGINGETIRLVARDDEQKVEQTVRNVRDMAKIDNPVAALTVVGTANVEALMRSGVLTEANLPLVGPATGASSMTGDPLVFPIKASYRQEIDKMVSALVTIGVTRIGVLYQDDALGKEVLTGVERALKPYKLTMGGTASYPRNTASVSAAVDKLLGADLQAIFLGATAEPAAQFIKQYRARGGGAQLLGLSSIDPGILLKVAGIDAVRGYSLALVMPNPGKGVNPVIREFNRARAAVGAKDVELSFRAVEGFVAAKVLAEAVRRAGPKPTRDQVRRELAHLRNFDVGGGFVVDFSDRTRPGSHYVELGVVGPNGLVIQ comes from the coding sequence ATGGCTGCGTTGACAGCGCCAGCGGCCCACGCCGACATCAGCATCATCCAGTCTTTGCCGCTGTCCGGCACGCAAGCCGCGACGGGGCGGGCGCTCAATGCGGGCGCACGGCTGTATTTCGACTGGCTCAACCTGGACGGCGGTATCAACGGCGAGACCATTCGCCTGGTCGCCCGCGACGACGAGCAGAAGGTCGAACAGACCGTCCGCAACGTGCGCGACATGGCCAAGATCGACAACCCGGTGGCGGCGCTTACCGTGGTCGGCACCGCCAATGTGGAAGCGCTCATGCGCAGCGGCGTGCTGACCGAAGCCAACCTGCCGCTGGTCGGCCCGGCCACCGGGGCGTCCAGCATGACCGGCGATCCGCTGGTGTTTCCCATCAAGGCCAGCTACCGGCAAGAGATCGACAAGATGGTGAGCGCGCTCGTCACCATTGGTGTCACGCGCATCGGCGTGCTGTATCAGGACGATGCGCTCGGCAAGGAGGTGCTGACAGGCGTGGAGCGCGCGCTCAAGCCGTACAAACTCACGATGGGCGGTACGGCTTCGTACCCACGCAATACGGCTTCGGTGAGCGCCGCCGTCGACAAGCTGCTCGGCGCCGATTTGCAGGCCATCTTCCTGGGCGCCACGGCCGAACCCGCCGCGCAGTTCATCAAGCAATACCGCGCGCGCGGTGGCGGCGCGCAACTGCTTGGGCTGTCGTCGATTGATCCGGGCATTCTGCTCAAGGTGGCCGGCATCGATGCGGTGCGCGGCTATTCGCTGGCGCTCGTGATGCCCAACCCCGGCAAGGGCGTGAACCCGGTCATCCGCGAATTCAACCGCGCACGCGCGGCCGTGGGCGCAAAGGATGTCGAACTGTCGTTCCGCGCGGTGGAAGGCTTTGTGGCCGCCAAGGTGCTGGCCGAAGCAGTGCGCCGCGCCGGCCCCAAACCCACGCGCGACCAGGTGCGCCGTGAGCTGGCCCATCTGCGCAACTTCGACGTGGGGGGCGGATTTGTGGTGGATTTCTCCGACCGCACGCGTCCGGGCTCGCACTATGTGGAGCTGGGCGTGGTGGGGCCGAATGGGCTGGTGATTCAGTAG
- a CDS encoding alpha/beta hydrolase family protein, translating into MQREPIDYPADALPTRDDHVRTVDGWTLPVTVTSPGLGAHGTVVICSALGVPRQFYAAFARALCLAGWRVVTFDYRGIGEAAATGPGTPRFADWGRHDIDAVLKWVHDTLVPEGCSGRRLVVLGHSAGGQLAGLAPHIVHADALVHVAVSLANARLWPWRGPLTRPQLAWLLQVRIPLAVARVRGGMLPLAAVGMGPMAIPAAILGDWARFARRRGYLFARRAGLDTSRYPRLAVPLLAWGFDDDPMAPANAIDALIAQLPATRVTRRQVNGAALGAKGVGHMGFFRASSGAPWWRETVAWLDALA; encoded by the coding sequence ATGCAGCGCGAACCGATCGACTACCCCGCCGATGCTCTTCCCACCCGCGACGATCACGTCCGCACGGTCGACGGCTGGACGCTGCCCGTGACGGTCACCAGCCCTGGGCTGGGCGCGCACGGCACGGTGGTGATCTGCTCGGCGCTGGGCGTGCCGCGCCAGTTCTACGCGGCGTTTGCGCGGGCGCTGTGCCTGGCGGGCTGGCGTGTGGTGACGTTCGACTACCGCGGCATTGGCGAGGCGGCAGCAACCGGCCCGGGCACGCCACGCTTTGCCGACTGGGGCCGGCACGACATCGACGCGGTGCTGAAATGGGTGCACGACACGCTCGTCCCCGAGGGCTGCAGCGGACGCAGGCTGGTGGTGCTCGGCCACAGCGCGGGCGGGCAGCTGGCGGGCCTGGCGCCGCACATCGTGCATGCGGATGCGCTGGTGCACGTGGCGGTGTCGCTGGCGAATGCGCGGCTCTGGCCGTGGCGTGGGCCGCTGACCCGTCCGCAGCTCGCGTGGCTGCTGCAGGTGCGGATTCCCTTGGCGGTGGCGCGCGTGCGCGGCGGCATGCTGCCGCTGGCGGCCGTCGGCATGGGGCCGATGGCGATTCCGGCCGCCATCCTGGGCGATTGGGCGCGCTTTGCCCGGCGGCGCGGCTACCTCTTCGCGCGGCGTGCCGGGTTGGATACCTCACGCTATCCGAGGCTCGCCGTGCCGCTGCTCGCCTGGGGTTTCGACGATGATCCGATGGCGCCCGCCAACGCCATCGACGCGCTCATCGCGCAGTTGCCTGCCACGCGCGTCACGCGCCGCCAGGTGAACGGCGCGGCGCTGGGTGCCAAGGGCGTCGGCCACATGGGCTTCTTCCGCGCATCGTCCGGTGCGCCGTGGTGGCGCGAAACCGTGGCGTGGCTCGATGCCCTCGCTTGA